One region of Wyeomyia smithii strain HCP4-BCI-WySm-NY-G18 chromosome 3, ASM2978416v1, whole genome shotgun sequence genomic DNA includes:
- the LOC129728550 gene encoding uncharacterized protein LOC129728550: MFMLLEVRIITGILEYPQWMKFRICNIYPATFCRMLHLCHTLHIDYLTECVQVLNENLLDLKNMMDGNSNNSQQNDKSRAEIIQKVLERLLDLKEDYCIIWKTSLLINRRFAWSQVFNIISNFIQLSCDLYWIVLCFFGIINCKVLLEIVLCLVLAPTVLSLMLTSANRCSTKSSKVGSLLHKIPIHGEWELYEVVDILSIQISQQPIRISAYTLMDFKYSLATKVR, translated from the exons ATGTTTATGCTCTTGGAGGTGCGTATTATAACAGGAATTCTGGAGTATCCACAGTGGATGAAATTTCGGATTTGTAACATCTATCCAGCCACATTTTGTCGAATGTTACACTTGTGCCATACTCTACACATTGATTATCTAACAGAGTGTGTACAAGTTCTTAATGAAAACTTACTTGACCTGAAAAACATGATGGATGGAAATTCGAATAACTCGCAGCAAAACGATAAATCTCGAGCGGAAATTATACAAAAAGTTCTTGAGAGATTATTAGATTTGAAGGAAGACTATTGCATTATatggaaaacttcactattaATCAACAGAAGATTTGCATGGAGTCAAGTTTTCAATATTATTAGTAACTTCATTCAACTTTCTTGTGACCTATATTGGATCGTACTTTGTTTTTTCGGTATAATAAACTGCAAAGTACTTCTTG AAATCGTATTATGTCTCGTTTTGGCACCAACCGTGTTATCATTGATGCTGACATCCGCCAATCGCTGCAGTACTAAAAGCTCTAAAGTAGGATCATTGCTACACAAAATTCCGATACACGGTGAATGGGAACTGTACGAGGTAGTAGACATCTTATCAATACAAATAAGTCAACAACCTATTCGAATTTCGGCATACACTTTGATGGACTTCAAGTACTCACTGGCAACTAAGGTAAGATAG